A window of Puntigrus tetrazona isolate hp1 chromosome 11, ASM1883169v1, whole genome shotgun sequence contains these coding sequences:
- the LOC122353767 gene encoding translation initiation factor IF-2-like, translating into MSFNAEEYYRSVFDEQLASTIEDLEKESEEKTSSMLLAEDIEENRRATIALEEQEKELQGKRERAEKVAKEKEELRQLKRDTAKELQENQAQKLQAIQHAKEEEEKIEKLEKSIEELTKRYEGLLEERQEQHRVDGRPN; encoded by the exons atgagtttCAACGCGGAAGAGTACTATCGGTCGGTTTTTGACGAGCAGCTCGCCTC GACTATCGAGGATTTGGAGAAAGAGTCGGAGGAAAAGACGAGCTCGATGCTTCTCGCGGAGGACATCGAGGAGAACAGGAGAGCGACCATAGCCCTGGAAGAGCAGGAAAAG GAGTTGCAGGGGAAGCGAGAAAGAGCCGAAAAGGTGGCAAAAGAAAAGGAGGAACTGAGGCAGTTAAAACGGGATACTGCTAAGGAGCTGCAA GAAAATCAGGCCCAAAAGCTGCAAGCCATCCAACATgcaaaggaagaggaagaaaaaatcGAAAAGCTAGAAAAGAGCATTGAAGAACTGACGAAACGGTATGAAGGCCTGCTCGAAGAAAGACAAGAACAGCACCGCGTAGACGGCAGGCCAAACTAA
- the LOC122353766 gene encoding uncharacterized protein LOC122353766 has translation MPGKFEDADRRRECRRAEYLRDENLRLKAELKEIDRSNLELQKDIKEEKTQILHLSQELRQKKTELEDITAETERAKLKLEEELTTEHEDEVLNAQIKAGIRSMYQMIAPYWKESEAVEDPSSSCSWSDPTTDRHGGFDLLRLRPGPVHPSLDDLAVPSSPRSTISIPNLARTPDRHSPRQPRSPELKRSASLSLPVAWITGAATAPGENPRDSTCCSTCCSLRPLALKTISVVTIYYA, from the exons ATGCCTGGAAAG tTTGAGGACGCCGATCGACGCCGTGAATGCCGTAGAGCAGAGTACCTGAGAGACGAAAACCTACGACTTAAAGCTGAACTAAAAGAGATCGATCGCTCAAATCTGGAACTGCAGAAGGACATAAAGGAGGAGAAGACTCAGATCCTGCACCTCTCCCAAGAGCTGAGGCAGAAGAAGACAGAGCTGGAAGACATCACAGCAGAAACTGAAAGAGCG AAACTGAAACTAGAGGAAGAGCTCACCACTGAACATGAAGACGAGGTCCTGAACGCTCAGATAAAGGCCGGGATTCGTTCGATGTATCAAATGATCGCACCTTACTGGAAAGAGTCTGAAGCTGTTGAGGACCCTTCAAGCAGCTGCAGCTG GAGCGATCCCACTACTGATCGACACGGGGGCTTTGACCTGCTCCGTCTCCGACCTGGGCCGGTTCACCCCTCCTTAGACGACCTGGCGGTCCCGAGCTCCCCCAGGAGCACCATATCGATACCGAACTTAGCGCGGACTCCCGATCGACATAGTCCACGGCAGCCCAGAAGCCCTGAGCTCAAGCGATCCGCCAGCCTCAGCCTCCCAGTAGCTTGGATTACAGGCGCCGCCACCGCACCCGGCGAGAACCCGAGAGACTCAACCTGCTGCTCAACCTGCTGCTCGCTGCGCCCTCTAGCGCTGAAAACAATATCAGTTGTTACCATATACTACGCGTGA
- the LOC122353768 gene encoding trichohyalin-like: MSFNAEEYYRSVFDEQLASTIEDLEKESEEKTSSMLLAEDIEENRRATIALEEQEKELQGKRERLRERAEKVAKEKEELRQLKRDTAKELQENQAQKLQAIQHAKEEEEKIEKLEKSIEELTKRYEGLLEERQEQHRRRRQAKLNRESSAKMPGKFEDADRRRECRRAEYLRDENLRLKAELKEIDRSNLELQKDIKEEKTRILHLRRAEAEEDRAKTSQQKQKDCKNIHTLRPLKITAVPQKLKLEEESPLNMKMRSWNAQDKGRDSSTTILGFGERVGGKMSLDKPRRTRGEQESDHSLWKKQEKELQGKRECYEKEPKRWQRKGGTEAVKTGYC; this comes from the exons atgagtttCAACGCGGAAGAGTACTATCGGTCGGTTTTTGACGAGCAGCTCGCCTC GACTATCGAGGATTTGGAGAAAGAGTCGGAGGAAAAGACGAGCTCGATGCTTCTCGCGGAGGACATCGAGGAGAACAGGAGAGCGACCATAGCCCTGGAAGAGCAGGAAAAG GAGTTGCAGGGGAAGCGGGAGCGTTTGCGAGAAAGAGCCGAAAAGGTGGCAAAAGAAAAGGAGGAACTGAGGCAGTTAAAACGGGATACTGCTAAGGAGCTGCAA GAAAATCAGGCCCAAAAGCTGCAAGCCATCCAACATgcaaaggaagaggaagaaaaaatcGAAAAGCTAGAAAAGAGCATTGAAGAACTGACGAAACGGTATGAAGGCCTGCTCGAAGAAAGACAAGAACAGCACCGGCGTAGACGGCAGGCCAAACTAAACCGGGAGAGCAGTGCAAAGATGCCTGGAAAG tTTGAGGACGCCGATCGACGCCGTGAATGCCGTAGAGCAGAGTACCTGAGAGACGAAAACCTACGACTTAAAGCTGAACTAAAAGAGATCGATCGCTCAAATCTGGAACTGCAGAAGGACATAAAGGAGGAGAAGACTCGTATCCTGCACCTCCGAAGAGCTGAGGCAGAAGAAGACAGAGCGAAGACATCacagcagaaacagaaagattgcaaaaacattcacac GCTACGGCCTTTAAAGATCACAGCTGTTCCACAGAAACTGAAACTAGAGGAAGAGTCACCACTGAACATGAAGATGAGGTCCTGGAACGCTCAGGATAAAGGCCGGGATTCGTCTAC GACTATCTTAGGATTTGGAGAAAGAGTCGGAGGAAAGATGAGCCTCGATAAGCCAAGGAGGACACGAGGAGAACAGGAGAGCGACCATAGCCTCTGGAAGAAGCAGGAAAAG GAGTTGCAGGGGAAGCGGGAGTGTTATGAGAAAGAGCCGAAAAGGTGGCAAAGAAAAGGAGGAACTGAGGCAGTTAAAACGGGATACTGCTAA
- the LOC122354562 gene encoding keratin, type I cytoskeletal 19: MISNSVISPSRCGTVAPKAYSVYGGFGEKTRISTCSFRSNTCSPCPPYKTDGGYGCHIGKSGRFSASIMTGGCYDYLQKSEKATMQDLNDRLASYLDKVHFLEAANACLEKQIREYYEKKGLICQRDYSCYFKTIDCLQEKIKDATVSNGKILLQIDNAKLAAEDFKIKYENEAMIRQCVKADVDNLRCILEKTCLAKADLETQICAVQEELLYLKKTHQEDVAALLCQLTDTKVCVEVDAAPQQDLKKVLSDIRCHYETIIDKHCREQECWFKEKMAGLCKDAATDTECLETSLAQISDLRRTSQNLEIELQSQISRKGALECSLLETEARYSAMLAGFQKHIDAYEAELCQVRSGIEQQGRDYAALLDIKSRLEQEIATYRCLLEKQDIK, translated from the exons AGACCCGTATCTCTACCTGCTCTTTCCGTTCAAATACTTGCTCTCCTTGTCCACCTTACAAAACTGACGGAGGATACGGATGTCATATTGGAAAAAGTGGAAGATTTAGCGCAAGTATCATGACTGGAGGATGTTATGACTACCTCCAGAAGAGCGAGAAGGCCACCATGCAAGACTTGAATGACCGTCTGGCATCATACCTTGATAAGGTGCACTTTCTGGAGGCTGCCAATGCTTGTCTGGAGAAGCAGATCCGGGAGTACTATGAAAAGAAGGGGCTGATCTGCCAGAGGGACTACAGCTGCTATTTCAAGACCATCGATTGCCTTCAGGAAAAG ATTAAAGACGCTACCGTTAGCAATGGCAAAATCCTTCTGCAGATCGACAACGCTAAACTAGCTGCTGAGGACTTCAAGATAAA ATATGAGAATGAGGCAATGATACGGCAGTGTGTAAAAGCTGATGTCGATAACCTGCGTTGCATACTCGAGAAGACGTGCCTGGCGAAAGCGGACCTGGAGACCCAGATCTGTGCTGTACAGGAGGAGCTGTTGTATCTGAAGAAAACTCACCAGGAA GATGTGGCAGCACTACTGTGTCAGCTGACAGACACAAAAGTGTGTGTGGAAGTGGACGCTGCTCCTCAGCAAGACCTGAAAAAGGTTTTGAGCGACATTCGATGTCACTACGAGACCATCATAGACAAACACTGCAGAGAACAGGAGTGCTGGTTCAAAGAGAAG ATGGCAGGTCTGTGTAAAGATGCTGCCACCGACACAGAGTGCCTAGAAACCTCCCTAGCCCAAATCTCAGATTTGCGACGGACTTCGCAGAATCTGGAGATAGAGCTACAGTCTCAAATCAGCCGG AAAGGAGCGCTGGAGTGCTCACTGTTGGAAACAGAAGCTAGGTACAGCGCGATGTTAGCGGGTTTCCAGAAACACATCGACGCATACGAGGCAGAGCTTTGTCAGGTGCGCAGCGGCATTGAGCAGCAGGGCAGAGACTATGCTGCGCTCCTGGACATCAAGAGCCGTCTGGAGCAGGAGATCGCCACCTACAGGTGTCTCCTGGAAAAGCAGGACATTAAGTAA